GAGGGAGGCCCCTTCCCTGGGGCTCTGGGGAGGCACCTGTGAAGACAGACCTGAAGCGAATCCCTGACAGCCCCTGCCCTGCTGTGAGTGGGCCTGACTCCCAAGTCCTGGCCCAGCACCTCCAGCCCCCTCTGGCTTCTCACGTTCCTGCACCATCTGGGCTACACCAGTCATTTCCTTTCCCACACTGGCGCTGCGCAGGCTTTGCTTGGTGACCGGCCCCACCTGACCGGGCAGCTTCTCTGGAGCTGGAGCCTGGGGACCCACACAGGAAATCTCAGCCTCTCCAGCCAACTCTTGCTTCTTCTCCTTTGAGTCCACCCAGAGTCCAGGAGaaggtgtggggagaggggcaaTGGCCACACCCTGAGTCCCATCTAGAAGCTTCTCTGGGCTTGGCACAATGAGGTCCTTGTCCCTCTCACTGCTCCCAGCTCTTGCCTTTTCTCCTGGTGCACCCTGGGGCCCATCGGCAGTCAGGGCTCTGAGCCCAGCCTTCTCAAAGATCTTGGTGATGTGCTCCCTGAAGTCAGGGAAGCCACTGACCGTGCTAGTCTGCTTGGAGCGCGCATGCAGACCACCCGATGTGCCTCTGCTCAGATCCTCGGGGGGTTCTACCATCCTCTCCCCAATGCTCTTTGTCCCCTTTGCTGTCTCACCCGCCATGCCCTCCTCACAGGCAGGGGGTGCTGGAATCTCATAGGGTTTGGCACCTGCTGCTTTCTCCTCCACTAGCATGTGCTCACCCTTGGTCAGAAGTGGCATCCTGTCCAGGTAGGGCATGGAGTCCACAGGTCCCTCAAGAGTGCCAGCTTTGGAGCTTCCACCACTGGCTTGTGCCCCAGTGATTTCCCTACCTGTAGCTGCTGGTTGTGGGAGGGAGGCCGGGAGGCCCAAAGACAGCTTCATGGAGGTGGCATTTTCCAAGGCAAGCAGAGGCGCCTCTGTGGGAGAAGTGCTTTCACCAGGAGCTCTGGGCCCTTGGGAGGAGAGAGCTTTCTCTCCACTGTCTTCTGCCCCTTCCCTGGGAGCAACCTCCACATGCAGGTAAGGAGGGTCAGGAGCAGCGTCTTCTGGTGGCCCAGATAGCAAGAGCCTCTCTGCGCTGGAGACAGCCTGTGCTTCAGGAATCTCTGCCATGCTCCTGTGAATCCCACCCAGCTCTCCGGCTGGTGGCAAGGCATCCTGGCAGCTGGCCGAAGGCTGCTCAGCTTGGCAGGGCTCACCTGGGGCAGAGGTAGAAGTTTCCTCCCCAGGGGAGGGGCATTGCCCAGTATTAAGGAATCCAGCATTCAAAGCAGCTTCTCCTGCGTCCTCTGGAGCTGACTGCATCCCCAGGTCCCCTCTGCCAGCGTTCCCACTGGTCTCAGCAGCTCTGCCTTGCTCCTGGGCTGATGGGAAACTTCCAAGAAGCTCTCGGGCCTCGGCATCCGAGGTGGCGGGCTGCTCCATTTCCTTCCGTGGGGCCAGCACTGGCCGCTGTCTGCCTCCCTGGGTTTCAGCACCTGACTCTCTCTCTGGGGCATCCTGGGTGGTTGTGACGCTGGGGCTGGCGGGTGCTGGAACTGGCGGGCAGTGAGCTGCATCCAGGAGAGCCACGGGCTCAGGCTGCCGAGGCGGAGTCCCCACTGTGTTcgcacttgtcttctctgttttactCAAGCCCTCGAGCAGGCGCCGAGTGTCAGCGGCTTCAGAAGCTCCTCCATCACCGAGACATGCTTCTTCATGCTGGCTGCTGACTTCCAGCGTACCCACCAGCTCTTGTCGGGACTTGCTTGGCCCTTGCCCAGCACAgcaattttcctttctgttcaaGTTACCTGCAAGAGAGGACTCTTCGGAGGTGTCTGCCGCAGGAGGCCCCACCCCGGACGGCCGGCGGTCACTGCGTGCTCCCTCTTGCCCATTCTCCCCTAGGGCAGGCAGCTCTGGGCTTACTGGTGCTGACAACTCCGACTGCTCTGTCGCAGGGCTCTCCAGAACCGAGTCCCTGGCAGCCGATCGTGTAGCATCAGACAGACTGTCTTTGGGGTGCTCCCTCTGTAGCTCCGATCTGGAAGCCTGCTCCTTTTCTCCACAAGTGGGCAAGCACGCATCCTCCTGAGGTGTCACAGGTACGTGGATTTGGGAAGAATCTGTGCCCAGCTTCTTCAAACCTGGATCACCTGGATAAGTCTCTTCCCCATTTTTACACACTCGGGTCTTCTCCCTGAGCATATCAAAGATGGATGCATCTGGGTCTGACTGGGATGGCTGGAGATGATTCTCAGAAGGTACTGAGGGCCTCTCAGGTGCAGCTACTCGTATGCAGCTATCCCCTGGGAAGGACGGGATTCCTTGCTGACTGTGCTCCAGACTGAGCGACGTGAGCCCGCTGTCCATTGCCAAGTCCTCCCCCTCAGGGGGCTGTGGCCCATCAGCCCGGGCTTCCTGTCCAGCTGCATCATGGCCCAGCCCACAAGACCGGTCTGGGGATGCCGGCAAGCCCGCCTCCTCACAGTTGTCAGGTGTCCGCGCAGATGGGTGGCTCATGGCCTTTATTTCAGATCTGCGCTCCACCTCCTGGGCTTTAGGGACAACCTCTGCAGCAGGAGTTGACAGGAAATCTGATTTCTCAGATTCCAAGGCAGGAAGAGAGTCCATTATTCCCAATCCCCCCAGGTCCTGGAGGGTGTGGGGACATTTGGTCTGCAATCTGGGCCCCTCCCAGCCAGCTCCCTCGGGAAGAACATGCTCACCAGctccgtccggccccgggatcAGGATGCGACCGTTCTCATGGAGCTTGGGCAGTGAGTCAGATGCATGGGCCACTGAGCTCCGAGCTGCGCCTTCTGATACAGAGCCcagcctgcctgtgggctgggggccCTCCTCACGGAGTGGCTGTGCTGAGTCTGTGCTGGGAAGGACTTGGCTCTCCACAGTGCCGTTCAGCTTTGAAATCTCATCTTTCTCCACCTCTGGGTCAGGCCTACAGCCAAGGGCCTGGGGTTGCTCTCCCTGTGGGTTTTCAGGATTCGCACTGGGTAGCTCTGGGGCTTCTTCCTGTCCTCTAGGGCTGGCCTCTGGTAGTCCACTTTCCTCATTGACCACAGCTGGGCTTTGGGGGGCCTTGGCTTCACGCTCTGGTCCCAGGGCACTTTCATCTGATGTactggggagaggagggggcaGCACCCCTTGTTGGACTTCGTGGCCTTGCTCCTTAATGGAgagctctcccctctcctcctgggGCAAAGGGGGAGGAACCTCTCTGGGGATCCCTTCTGGATGCACTCCCGCTCTTCCAAGATCTGATGCACACTTCTCCTGTCCCCCCAACTCAGCACCTGCCAGCTCTTCAGCCGGAACTCTAAGAACTGGTATCTCAGCCCCGTGAACCATCTCCCTGGCCAGCCAGCTGGGATTTGCTGCAGCCGCAGAGGCCCAAGTGGCCGGCTGTGGACTGAGGTTTGGAGCTGGACGCACTTCCTCTGCCGGTACATGCGGGGACTGCTCAGCACTCATGAGCAGAACCCCTTCGGGCTGGTCACCTGGTGGTGCGCAGACAGCATTACCGGGCTGGGCTCCCCACCCTCTTGTCTGCGAGGAATGCTGAGCATCACTGGCATCCAGAGTCTCCTTCCTagagcctccagcccctggcgcCAGGGCAGGACGCAGTGACCCCCAGGGCAGCTCTGTGCAGGGTAGATGTGCTCCCATTTGCTGCTGGCAGATTTCCTGGGATGCAGCATTTATGTCCTCTTCTTGGGAAGCCCCTGAATTTTTCCTAGTAGAACCGCAGGGCTTGAGGAAAACCGAGTCATCAGCCAAGTCTTCAGGCATCACCTCCACTTggcatttttctctgtctgaggCTCTTGGGGCTGGATCTTGCAGGATTGGGGTCTCAGTTTTTGTGGGGGACTCCTCCAGGCCAGCTGAGCTCTCCTTGCCTGGGTGGGCTGCAGCAGGGGCCTTGGGGACCACCCCCTGCCCAGACTCTGTGGGGGGAAAGCCACCTGCAGCCTCCTTCCCTGGTGACCCGAAACCACCTGGCTGGCTGACCTCCGCACATGGCTGCTCTTTCAGAGGTGCTGGTGGCCTTCCTGGCTGCTGTTCAAGGTGACTGGAGGAAGCCGCTTTATCAACCTCTTCCTTCATGCCTCCCTCTCTTCCGGCACTAGGCACGATGGTGGCCACACTGCCCCAAGCAGAGCTGTCCTCCTCAGGGACAAAGGCTGCCAGGGCCACCCCTGGGGCTTTGGGGGAAGGTTCCCTCCTGGAATGTTGAACGAGGGGCCAACCTTCAGGTGCTTCTGCCGGGCTTTCCAAGCACCCTTCTGGGGAGCCCTCAGCAAAGGGCATGGTGGCTGAGTGGCACTCCTGCtcccagggggagggagggctgggcagtGGAGAGCTTTCTGGACCCCTGGCTTCCTGGGGGCACTTCCTTGGCTCAGTCACCTCTGGGCACACGGTGCACGGATCCTGGCTGGCAGCCCTCTCAGAAGCGGAGCAGGAGCCTCCACGCCCACACCTGcgaataatgaaaacattttgtttcaTCAGGTCTCAGGGATGTTGAGGACGAGGCCGCATGACAGGCCAGTTCTCTCCAACCCTCTCGCCTTTAACAGCCACAAGACACACCTGCCCATGCACCTCAGTCCTCTCCATGAAGGCTGCCCCTAAGGCCACTCCTCCTATAACCACTACACATGCTCTCGTTATCCCCAAAATCGAAGCAGGGAGCCCCAAATATTCAGTTTGGGGCTTTTCATGTTGGTCAGTACTGAATAGGGAAGTATGGAAACTAATTCATAATCGTCTAAACTGCAGGAACTCCAAAAGTTTTTAGTAAGTAGAGAGTTTGAATTAGTTTAATGTGGGTTACAAAGAGATCTCAAACACTTCTGAGGATGCTTAGATGTTCAGGAAAAAAGCACAAGTGGGTAAAGTCatgcttcaaaataaaaagctattcTTGGTAACTGTTTACTTGACTCCTCACATTCAAAGGTGGTACTGTGAGGGGCATAGCCCCCAAATCAATCTATTTAGCTGTGGAATTTCTGCAAATGACTGATATGTAAAATTCTTGGGAGCTGAATTACCTTTATACCCATATTTGTCTTAACTTGAACATATTTTGCTGGACAATGTGTGAAGAAAAACTATGGCTCAAATTATGGACTTGCTATAGATAACTAACTACCTAGTTATTGTAAACTAGCCTATTACCTGGCATATTTTGACTGTATTTCTAATTccgtaatattttattaaatgcatttctaaactttaaaagtaatacatggcagatacaaaatttagaaaatgtagaaaaaatatcTCCCACATGCTTGCCACTTGAAGCGTTCTGGCGAATAACATTTTTCTCCATGTGATTTTCTATGGgatgtaatttttgttatttttacataGCTGTGATTCTGTATACTTGCTATGATCAAATATCTTTTGCTATCAAGAGAAATTGCTAAAGGCAAAATTAATAGGAGTATGTCTTTCCTAAGGCTTTTACCATGATGTTTAAAAGAAGATTTGTGGAATCTTCTTGTAActgttacatacacacacattcacatgttCATAGACCCACAGTGTCTTGGATATGACCAGAGGAAAGATCCTACCTGTTTCACTACCAAAACTCTAGCTTCCCATGCAAGGTGAcgcatatatatttttagtgaGAGATGCATACAATGGGAAGGTGAAGtacattccttttaaaaatttagaaatccaTGTCATGGAgtgaattgtgtccccctaaaatCCATGTGTTGAAACGCTAGCCCCCAACATGACTGTACGTGGAGAAGGGGCCTTCATGGAGTTAAAGTTTAAAAAGGTCTTAAGAGCGGAGCCCTGATGCAGTAGGACTGGGGTCCTTCCGAGAAGAGGGAGACAGCAGGAGCGGGCTCGCGCGGggaagacacagcaggaaggACCACCTGCAGCCAAGAGGGGCCTCACCAGAAGCCACCTCTTCTGGCTCCGTAACTCGGaattccagcctctagaactattAGGAAATTAATTCTGCTGCTGAAGCCACCCTGTCTGTGGTGCTCGGTCATGGCAGTATGAGCGGACTAATGCAATGGGTATATGCACTTTACATTGAACTTTGCAATATTTTTGAGGTTCCAAATTTTCCAAAGTGAAACGTTGGGACAATGATAATGGATGAATCCACTGGAAGTAATGCTTTTGCACGGATGATCTCCATTAACCCTGAGGAGAGCCAGCCGAGGTGCTATCACGCCATTTCGTAGATGAGAATTCTGAGAACAGGTTAGGCTTGGATTCGGCGGGCGTCTCACTCCATGGGCCATGATCTTCTCACTCACTCTCTGCTGCCTCGGAGAATAAAAGCTTCCAAGGAGGGAGTCCCAAATTCATCTGTTGAAACCTGTTCCCCAGGGTGATGGTATGAGGACGTAGGGgctctgggaggtgattaggtaaTGAGAGTGGAGCCCACATGAATGGAAGTAGTGTCCTTCTAGAAGAGACCCCAGAGGGCTCCCTCACCCCTCTGCCtttgaggacacagtgagaagacggCTGTCTGAAACAGGAAggaggctctcaccagacacggAGTCTGCTGGCCCCTTGATGCTGAGCTTCCCGGCCTCCAAAACTATGAGCAACTGACATCTGTTGCAATAGCCACTCACCCTCTCCTCTTTACCTgaccccactccagcctcttGCCAAGCCCCTCACCTACGAAATGTTCGTGACATCACACAACATCCTGGAAGGAGGTGTGTACGCATCATCACTACACCAGTCATCCGCATTCAAAAAGGAGATTCAATCACAGGAATAACTAGATACCTATTGCAGCTGATTTCTATTGCTGTTATAATAAATTGCCACAGAATTAGTGGCTTTAGACAgtacaaattaattttcttacagttctataGGAAAATGTCTGACACGGCTCTCACTGGGCTGATATCATGGTGTCAGGGGGCTGTGTTCCCTTCTGGAAGCCCTAGGGACCAAGGCGCTTCCTTGCTTTTCCAGAGGCTGCCCACGTCTGTGACTCACAggctcttcctccatcttcaaagccagcagcgcAGAATCTTCCTCCGGTCCATCTTAGATATTTACATCAATTTCAGGGATTAAGAAGAGGACATccttgctgggggctgggggcatcTAAGATGGACCGGAGAGTGAGGCAGCTACTGTCTCAACCAGATTAGCATTTTCAGACCTAAAAGCCGAGCTAATGAGGGCAAAGAAGAGAAACATCAGAGGGTAAGTTAGGTGAATCCCTCCAATCCTCAGATGGTCACGAGGGCAGCCGCACCCACGCAGAGCCCTGGCCCAGCGCTGCTGACCTGGGTGAAAACACCCGGGTGTGGGTAACGCCCTCAGCCTGGCTTCACTAAAGTACGAGGCTCAGAGGGCTCACCAACCACAGGGCTGTTGTCTCCATGGATTGTTCTGGAACTGCACCTCAGCACTCTGCATGTGGCCATTTTCCTTGTAACAAGCACTTTACATTGAACTGTGTCCCACCCATTCACTAGGGGTCACATTGTTTAGTAGTAATGAGATTGATGGTGTGCAGTTCAGAAATGAAGCGCTCCTATTGATGTCTGCTTGCTCAGGAAGCCCAGATCACAGCCTCCTCCAAACCAAGCTGCTTCTAGTCCCCGCCTCTGACTGGGGAGTGTGTGGGTTACCTTCAGGCTGGCTGAAATCACTGTTATATGGGGACAAGATGGCAAATTCACTTGATTTGGGCACCTTGAAAACTTACGGATCTTACCAGGATCAAATTCCCATTGAGTGTGAGGCACACACTCCCCCAAAGTAAGGATCTAGCTTGGTTTATTTAGCACAAGCTGATCACCAGCAATCCTTTTGACTGCCCATCAGAAGCAATTTTTAAAACCAGATTAAAGACACTCACGAGGAGCAGATTTGCCTTAGGGCAGGAAAAATTCTAAGAACTCATCTGTGAGGGCCCTGCCTTAATTGAAACTTACATAATGCCCTTTATACTTTAAGTCTGAGTCAGAATGTGTGGAGGGGGTTCTGCTCAGAATCCGAAGGCTAGCTCTTGTGGGCTGGGCAGTGTGGCCCTCTCACAGGAGGCTTGCAGTTCAAAGGTGGTTGCTGCCTTTAGGTTGAGGTCAGGAGGGCACACAGATTGCAGACCACGGCCCCCAGCATGACAGTGGGAGAAGCACAGTAGGGGGGTTACTGGGGAGCCCAGGTGATTTGCTGCCCCAAAGGTCTGAGCAGACTATGGAGAGGTAGAAAAGGTCCTCCCTACTACCTTAGCTGGACGATCGCATCCACATGGGTTTCTAAGTGCATAGTTTTGAAGACATACCCATGAACAGACTGGGGATGCTTAAAgggagtgagacagggaccatggatgtagtcagagtagggtgagggcctccggagggggcagggcaggatatttgcagtcagagcaatgtaactacatgcaaagaaacccccctactaaaactctgttaaacattgagctctagaatcattcttcagtgagatcagttgatgttccccagataaagaagagtagcacatgttttattatgctaatcatttgtagccatgtgtaagattcactttagcctAGGCCGATGTGCTGTCTTTcgtccttcagatctgatgaagtgattttgcaaactgagcaactaatttagcaagtaagcccaggcataaacaacacagtaaaaggcaagaaggattccaccttaaagataagattgcattttaatacccaagaagttaagatgttagaaattcttaccttactctttagcaaacaattcctcagcccaccttgggggctgggcaggtggccttgtttcatatgctcccagaccaagatgctggtatctcagagagaaatcatcagaggaagttgcttgtgttaattctaaatattcagggaccacttaacaagtccacgcccctaagtttttttcatgttctcaaaaaatcctcaactgcctataaaactcctagacaaagcaccaccacgggctctcttgtcccctcttggcatgagccaggagctctattctctcactttatctctaaataaaagcctgtaccttgctctcttaCCCTGAGTGTTTGTGAAACTCactcttcggcttcgtgaacaagaaccccggcaccaGGAGGAAGGAGGCCGGTTGAGGAGACACCAAGCCTGGACCCCACACTAGCAGGCATTAAGGGGCCCAACACAGCCATAAAGACAGACTGTCAAGATGGGGAGTTGACAgtactgagcatttactaagGGCAGGTGGTGCTAAGTACTTTCCAGTTACGATTGCATGTAATCCACATGGTAGCCTGGCAGAGTGAATGGCCCCCCCATGCACACATCGAGAAATATTTCAGAGAGGTTCAAGCCTGGACCTGGGGTTGCAGAGCTCCAGTTGCAGGGCAAGATCAAGCCCTGTACTGTCCAGCTCcagggccctgcctcctcccttttCCCTGTACTCGCTGCATCAAGGATGGTGCCACAGTCTCTCTTCCCATCCTGTTGGGTCCTTATCATTCTACTCCCAGGATGCAGCCAGAGCAATGAAGGCTTGATCCTGTCACTCTGCGGGCAGACTCTCCAGTGGTTTCGACCAGCTGTGGCCCCAGCTTACATTCCCTGCTCTGTTCCACCCAGAGCTCCCCACCCCTGCAGCTGCCTGGGGGCTGGAGGCCTCCTGCTCCTCCCAGCACATGTCAGACCCAATCATCACTCCTCACAAAGGCTCCCTAGCCTGGCCTTTGGGATCAAATCTCCTTTCCTAGGCCCACCCAGTGATGGCACTGGTCACCGTTGCCATCATGATCAAGGACTGACGACGATTTCCCCCACTGGAATATAATGGAAACTGGGTCTTCGATTTCCCCCACTGGAGTATAATGGAAACTGGGTCTTGTCTATTTTCAATACTGCATCCCCAGTTTTtttacctggcatatagtaaacatTGAACATATGGATGTATGAgtagatggaaggatggatggatggatggccagtgggagggtggatgggtagatggatggatagttggatggatggatggatggatggatggatgcatgcatggatggatggatggatggatggatggatgcatagaTGGATGCATAGATGGCGAAAtgtttgggtgggtgggtggatgtaTGGTTGGTTGGGTGGGTGGATGCACAGATACAACTGAAACCAAATCAAGGATTCTAAATATGTGGGAATGCTCCCAAATCATGGTGGTCTGATTTGAAGATTAGGAAAGTTCTTTTCTTCCATACCATCATAGCATTCTAGTAATTTGTTAGTCAAAACCTcttaatttacagatgaggaaactgaggctcagaaaagacaaAGTATTTTTGCTGAAATGCTTCTGCAAAAGACAGGAGGTTTTGGCAGCATTTCTCAACAACAAGTCCCTGTGTGCACTGGTGGGTCTGATGCGTTAGAGGGTGCACAGCAAGTCtgcaaatgatttattttaataaattagtcTAATTCAAACGACTAGATTTCCACATATAACCTTATCACTGTTACTCATTGCATTCTAATGTGCTTTCTGGAGAAGGAACAGGAAAGCAAGAGGTACAGGGAGATCTGGTGAGAGAACTGCAGCCCCCGGGATGCAACAATCCTAGTACACCAGACACCTGTGGCAGCTGGGGTGCAGGTGAGGGGCCCAGGGGCTGGAGCTGCTCCTCAGCTCCTTGCATTCATGTCATGGCCCACATATTAGGGGGTTTTCTGACACTTCTAAGCCCTTAGAGAAGTAAGATGCTTCTGCACTGTTCTCTACACCCTTGGGGTTGTCTCCCCAGGAGGAAGTGAGACTTCCCTGACTGGTGAGATAGGGAAGGCTGTCCTCTGGGTACAGTTTCCCCATGGTGTGGTTAGATCATGCCAGGTCACTGAGATGAGCTTGCCCACTggggctgccctccccacccttcaTGACATCCTGAGCTGACAGGCAACCTGGCGTGGTGGGGAGGGTTTGGTCAGGCGGCAGTGTGAGGAGTCCCACTTTGACTTCCCCTCCAGTCCAGCCTTGCCATTGATAAAGctgcctttcttctcctttcctgacTTTGGCGACTAGCTGACCATTGATTCAGAATCTGGATGTGATTAATTAGCTCCCTAAACCCTGACAGGATTAGTGTGGTGTTTACCCCACACGTACATTATTTGGTTATTTCCCCCGCACATTACGAAGCTTGTCAAATATTTGAACTGGCCTCTAGGTCAGGCTGTGCAGGTGACCTTTCTTCAGTAGAAGGGAGGCTGAAACCCTGACCAAGAAAAGTAAACTAAATTCCAGGATGTTTTCAGTTCTTCCCCGCATGAAATCAGAATAAATCTAGTTAATTTGAGGACCATGTAGATCTTCACAGTGACATAGCTAAACTGCCAATCACCTGATCAATTCGCTGTCTTTATTCTTGTcgtttgctttgtatttttttctctgtgaatcATAAGTCTGGTAACCAAGGGGCTCTGGGATTATAAATAATCATGATTCAGAGGTTCTCTACTCTCTATGATATACcacttccttgctttctttttcctttttctatgccAGGCTAGGAAGACTGCCTAAGAAGACACTTTTCTCAAGAACTTCATAAATGATCGAGCCAACTATGATAGATCATTCTGGATCAATTATTAACAGCTGAAAAGAATTGCATAGGATATGCACTCCATGTTTATGTTTCTATCAGGAGCTCTTAAATACCGAATTCTATGTTTCTCATAATATGATTGCTACACGTGCAAGAAAGAAGCTTGCCTGGTCTCTATGTAACGTGGGAAGTACGAGATGAAGCCTGGTTAAACAAGCTTCTTCACTGCAGAACTTCTCAGTGCCTTTGAGACACCGTCATGCAATGTGAGTCAACCAGAAGACATGTCATGGTATTGCCCACACTTGCCATTCCCCAGAAACCTTCCTCCGCCCCTTTACTTGGTAGAGCATTTAATGGGGCTAATGTCCCCCAGAACACAGAGTGGAAAGCACAGCCCCAGTGAAAGAGAGATTTGGTAAGGACATCTCAGGTGCCCTTTAGAGGACAGTTCTCAAAACA
The genomic region above belongs to Manis javanica isolate MJ-LG chromosome 7, MJ_LKY, whole genome shotgun sequence and contains:
- the TACC2 gene encoding transforming acidic coiled-coil-containing protein 2 isoform X20; its protein translation is MGNENSTSDNQQQDSGLHNVILWPPHAGPPQRTSSAQSPESVQPPGNSQNIRRKPEEKSGSSGHGDVPRCGRGGSCSASERAASQDPCTVCPEVTEPRKCPQEARGPESSPLPSPPSPWEQECHSATMPFAEGSPEGCLESPAEAPEGWPLVQHSRREPSPKAPGVALAAFVPEEDSSAWGSVATIVPSAGREGGMKEEVDKAASSSHLEQQPGRPPAPLKEQPCAEVSQPGGFGSPGKEAAGGFPPTESGQGVVPKAPAAAHPGKESSAGLEESPTKTETPILQDPAPRASDREKCQVEVMPEDLADDSVFLKPCGSTRKNSGASQEEDINAASQEICQQQMGAHLPCTELPWGSLRPALAPGAGGSRKETLDASDAQHSSQTRGWGAQPGNAVCAPPGDQPEGVLLMSAEQSPHVPAEEVRPAPNLSPQPATWASAAAANPSWLAREMVHGAEIPVLRVPAEELAGAELGGQEKCASDLGRAGVHPEGIPREVPPPLPQEERGELSIKEQGHEVQQGVLPPPLPSTSDESALGPEREAKAPQSPAVVNEESGLPEASPRGQEEAPELPSANPENPQGEQPQALGCRPDPEVEKDEISKLNGTVESQVLPSTDSAQPLREEGPQPTGRLGSVSEGAARSSVAHASDSLPKLHENGRILIPGPDGAGEHVLPEGAGWEGPRLQTKCPHTLQDLGGLGIMDSLPALESEKSDFLSTPAAEVVPKAQEVERRSEIKAMSHPSARTPDNCEEAGLPASPDRSCGLGHDAAGQEARADGPQPPEGEDLAMDSGLTSLSLEHSQQGIPSFPGDSCIRVAAPERPSVPSENHLQPSQSDPDASIFDMLREKTRVCKNGEETYPGDPGLKKLGTDSSQIHVPVTPQEDACLPTCGEKEQASRSELQREHPKDSLSDATRSAARDSVLESPATEQSELSAPVSPELPALGENGQEGARSDRRPSGVGPPAADTSEESSLAGNLNRKENCCAGQGPSKSRQELVGTLEVSSQHEEACLGDGGASEAADTRRLLEGLSKTEKTSANTVGTPPRQPEPVALLDAAHCPPVPAPASPSVTTTQDAPERESGAETQGGRQRPVLAPRKEMEQPATSDAEARELLGSFPSAQEQGRAAETSGNAGRGDLGMQSAPEDAGEAALNAGFLNTGQCPSPGEETSTSAPGEPCQAEQPSASCQDALPPAGELGGIHRSMAEIPEAQAVSSAERLLLSGPPEDAAPDPPYLHVEVAPREGAEDSGEKALSSQGPRAPGESTSPTEAPLLALENATSMKLSLGLPASLPQPAATGREITGAQASGGSSKAGTLEGPVDSMPYLDRMPLLTKGEHMLVEEKAAGAKPYEIPAPPACEEGMAGETAKGTKSIGERMVEPPEDLSRGTSGGLHARSKQTSTVSGFPDFREHITKIFEKAGLRALTADGPQGAPGEKARAGSSERDKDLIVPSPEKLLDGTQGVAIAPLPTPSPGLWVDSKEKKQELAGEAEISCVGPQAPAPEKLPGQVGPVTKQSLRSASVGKEMTGVAQMVQEREKPEGAGGAGPGLGSQAHSQQGRGCQGFASGLSSQVPPQSPREGASLQGDRVPPGKQQQETSTLSCQPGEDGAWGFAQAEALGGVSVCTSALGTSSPLGDVPIVAEAFSEPWTPDTLGGEKRHGGAARISDTPDARGGQSAPEPQAGAVAGAPLQPSPAAGAAGEAEGDVTLSTAETRAHVSGDLPETGTTRMLSGMAWPSVLPGSSGVPGCSEGAPRMEDEAARHGDSSAGLQQAEEQREPELPGPAGNRKVAVSSPPEPDESRDLELHSLAPEAPHGERYFQGKSPGPGPCTLPSVPEKDAPNVTGDVISDEARAVGDAERSVKSSSIADGVIQPAVLGDLENPPLAASSHHGDVISQVSTDLTARSISPAAAHVDLVLPASEHASLPFAPDGDGVEASAPSFQSLTEDVSRSSDSEEAFETPESTTPVKAPPAPPPPPPEVIPEPEISTQPPLEEPGCASESVCVPDGPRSSSVEGSPFHPPPHSSSAVFDEDKPIASSGTYNLDFDNIELVDDFQASEPRSSDSKSQDCKVNARRKSTDSVPTSKSTLSRSLSLQAGDFDGASCTGGTEAGVPAPDAYSSGSGSAASTLKRTKKPRPPSLKKKQTTKKPSETPPVKETQPEPAGESPVPSEENQVAETKTESTKTEGSGPALSEEAPLEPTAVPKAACAPDSESAEAAVPPASGGGRVQNSPPSGRKALPLATAPEAVEVTPLESGGQEDSPAKGLSVRLEFDYSEDKGSWDTQQENPPPTKKIGKKPVAKMPLRRPKMKKTPEKLDNSPASPTRSPAEPNDIPIAKGTYTFDIDKWDDPNFNPFSSTSKMQESPKLPQQSYTFGPDTCDESIDPFKTSSKTPSSPSKSPASFEIPASAIEANGVDGDGLNKPAKKKKTPLKTVKKSPKRSPLSDPPSQDPTPAVTPETPPVISTVVHATDEEKLAVTSQKWTCMTVDLEADKQDYPQPSDLSTFVNETKFNSPTEDLGYRNSYEIEYMEKIGSSLPQDDDTPKKQALYLMFDTSQESPGQSPPVRMSESPTPCSGSSFEETEALVNTGAKIQHPVSRGLAPNQEPHLQVPEKSSQKELEAMALGTASDAIEIREAAHPTDVSISKTALYSRIGTAEVETPTGLLFQQPNLDATLQMARAEIITKEREVSEWKDKYEESRREVMEMRKIVAEYEKTIAQMIEDEQREKSVSHQTVQQLVLEKEQALADLNSVEKSLADLFRRYEKMKEVLEGFRKNEEVLKKCAQEYLSRVKKEEQRYQALKVHAEEKLDRANAEIAQVRGKAQQEQAAYQASLRKEQLRVDALERTLEQKNKEIEELTKICDELIAKMGKS